TCAAGCTGGACATGGGTCTCCGGAACTAGGCCCAGCGGGCCTGGCCCGCTGCCACACGCATTCGCGGACTCGTGACCTTTCCAGAAAGACTCCAAACCCTCGGCACCCACGGCAGCAACAGTTCCTCACCCAGCCCAACAAACCCGCCCCGGCGCTCGCCACCGTCCCCGACCAGCGaaaccgcctcccgctcctccccacCTCCCTCCTCCTCCACCCTCTCTCGGCCTCGTCGCGGTCGCGGACGCCTCCTCCAGCTGCTCGGTTTCCTCCTCCGAGGCCCTCTCCCTCGACGTCTCCTGGTAAGGCCCGCCTCCTTCTCCCCCGAATCCCGCTCCGCCGCGTCACTGGGTGCGCgcgtgcttgcttgcttgcttaatCGCGTGGTGTCGGTGGACTGGTGGGTTTCTCTCTCTGTCCCCGAATCGGATCCGCGGCGCCGCTCTTGTGTGTTTCTCCGCCGCAATGCTCGGATTCTTCATGTGTTGGCGGTGGAGGTTTTCCCTGTCCTCCGCCTCGCTGGCGTTTCTCGGTTGCTTTTCCACCGAATGTTCGATCTCTTctcgacttgttggtgaagtttttTCTCGTTCTCCGATTTTTCAGGATTTTTTGCTTCAGGAAAGTTTATGGCGCTGCTAATTCTAGTCCGTATGGTTCTGTTTTGGGGGTTCAGAATTCACTTGACTCATTCTTGTTGTTTCTTAGTTTCCAGGTGACAGGCGCGTGATGGTAGAGGAGAAGAGGGAGAGGGCGGAGGAGGTGTCCGACAGCCCGCAGAAATCTCCGCGCCTGGACCCGCTGGCTGCGGCCGTGGCAGGTCCTGAATGCAGCGACGCGCCTGCGTCTCCGACGGAGTCGAGCGACGAGTGGCCATCGTCCGGGGAATCGGAAGCGGGGACCAGCAGCGACAGTACCGGCGACGGCGGGCGGTGCGAGCACATACGCTTGGACCGCGAACTCCTGGATATGCACGTGTATTATCTCACGGAGCAGCGGGCGGTGCTCCGGACGTGCCATCTTAGTAAGTGCAAGACGACCTGCAAGGGCAACGAAGGGATGATGAAGTGCATAGACTGCTCCAGATTCTTCTGCTCTGGGTGGCCGGTGAACAGGGAAAGTCCGCAGGAACATGCCCTCTGGCACGCCGGCGAGAACACGCATTGGGTTGCTCAGTGGTGCGATGAACCGAATTTGGGATACTGCTTCTTGTGTGCGCGCGGTATGAGGCTCAGTGACCGGAGCGAAGATGACTATGCAGTGGCGGCCAGAAACAAAAAGGATCAGCAAGGACTGGGGGATAGCGTTGCAAAGGATGGGTGCGAGACGGGGGGCAAGAACCCGCAGAACCCTGAGAACCTGGACCTGCCTGCGTCCAAGGCACCTGTGTTGTTGAGCGAGTCGCCATCGACGGGGGAAGCGGAGGAGACCAGCGACTGCACATACGACATTGGGTCGTGCGAGCACTTGTTCAAGGACAGGGAGGAGCTGGATGATATGGTGCTTGATATCAAGACCGCCGAGAAGCTCCCAGAGTGCGAGCATTTCCTGTGCACGACCACCTGCACCTGGAGGGGAGCTGCTGCTAGGTTCATGGTGTGCACGGAGTGCACCTCTACTTTCTGCACCGGGGAGAAGGGGGGCATGGAAAATCCGCAGGGACACGCCCGCTTGCACGCCACCAGGGACTACCATTGGGTTGCTCTGTGGTACGATGAACCGTATAAGGGCTACTGCTTCGAGTGTGGGCACGTTCTGAAGCTCGGTCAGGACAAGCTGAGCGATGATGAGTGGGCAGCTCTGGCCAGAAATAAAAGGGTTGAGCGGGCAATGTTGGCCAGCAATGGATGGGATGTGTGGGGAATGGTGCCCGAGAGTTATGCAAAGGATTTGTGGGCAATAGTGACCGGCAATGATTCGTCTGGGTATGCTAATGGGAATGGCTGTGTTATCAGAGGGTTGCCGAATCTTGGAAACACATGCTACATGAATGCACTGCTTCAGTGCCTCCTTGCGCTCGGTGAGCTGAGGACAACGATTTTAGGACCGGGTGCTCGGCTGGGGAGCATTGGTCTGCACCTGAAGCAATTATTTGTGGAGACAAGCAGCACAAATGATGCCAGGCACGCGCTGGATCCAGAGATGCTATTGGAATGTATGCGGGTGTTTAATCCACAGTTCAAGGGCTCTTATATGCAGGACAGCCAAGAATTTCTTACATCTTTGCGCACTGCTTTGGAGGAGGAGACGAAGAACCTAAACAAATTTCATGGGGGTGCAGAGTTTCGTCCAATTGGCAATTCCATTTT
This portion of the Triticum dicoccoides isolate Atlit2015 ecotype Zavitan chromosome 7A, WEW_v2.0, whole genome shotgun sequence genome encodes:
- the LOC119327466 gene encoding ubiquitin carboxyl-terminal hydrolase 16-like, encoding MVEEKRERAEEVSDSPQKSPRLDPLAAAVAGPECSDAPASPTESSDEWPSSGESEAGTSSDSTGDGGRCEHIRLDRELLDMHVYYLTEQRAVLRTCHLSKCKTTCKGNEGMMKCIDCSRFFCSGWPVNRESPQEHALWHAGENTHWVAQWCDEPNLGYCFLCARGMRLSDRSEDDYAVAARNKKDQQGLGDSVAKDGCETGGKNPQNPENLDLPASKAPVLLSESPSTGEAEETSDCTYDIGSCEHLFKDREELDDMVLDIKTAEKLPECEHFLCTTTCTWRGAAARFMVCTECTSTFCTGEKGGMENPQGHARLHATRDYHWVALWYDEPYKGYCFECGHVLKLGQDKLSDDEWAALARNKRVERAMLASNGWDVWGMVPESYAKDLWAIVTGNDSSGYANGNGCVIRGLPNLGNTCYMNALLQCLLALGELRTTILGPGARLGSIGLHLKQLFVETSSTNDARHALDPEMLLECMRVFNPQFKGSYMQDSQEFLTSLRTALEEETKNLNKFHGGAEFRPIGNSIFGGWLRQTLYCISCSTKSVLDLQFEELQLALPSKDCPARSVTLPPMARSGGSPTKTRKALFQQTDMTDGEKIQTIAEGCDSQFPGSEFGDEAMEKIPKPSQVDSTKVEDVAHGRLQTQKNDVPREIIEVPIKALDFIPNLFDDTEGMDESIVDPHSPKDTGPPPLVDIEAKENTYSVEPTTEDKGRAQISDITDDEAVHMNSVASLEDCLTLLCYCPMGWKCGNCSKVVELPRTNGSENGEPMIASTNANPTVEGDQTELSDRKTCPSERSNDLNSLSVECNSPSRQPHGSDAHHQVILSENRVCEEITSGMSYDEKNSASCCTTNRKPESQEGVQEAAPSSFPTHKQTDLLSTQGNQDTSKGTGKQVKLDDHSAQQAEENQSEQKHGTGGFQIQLVTKLPPVLTIQLKRFTNALSKTRGHVSFKEILHVEPFMDPSSEDKGNSSYRLVGVIVHHGHALNVGHYVAYVRAGRKEQSSGSSLWVCATDRDIKEVPLEEVLGCEAYMLFYERMDDRGISGSLPTN